A genomic segment from Montipora foliosa isolate CH-2021 chromosome 9, ASM3666993v2, whole genome shotgun sequence encodes:
- the LOC137971083 gene encoding uncharacterized protein: MAVKERTHFRSPALVLLYILVNLTHTDAADDCLPNVGKNGPLTSVTLIVKTWEARSSNYHFDDPEITSTDTRTIPKSSQVSTVSGASVRFYGKELCVAVTMITEKERSDGSVERSSSCGKSCFGVGGGTRLQFYSGTFGRPTSTNPPCCFSGSIKSLEFSIPAPPTTPPPSLTCVKCGAADDCVSESSTQTCNSGEKCFTLKLQREDTDEVVTVKGCSHELRYWGQKLDCDYECKSNVQLWPDRRVYHHSVCVSCCSGNKCNVDRDDSEVSSFANSNRNNFLATIFAFFFLIYAVM, encoded by the exons ATGGCAGTTAAGGAAAGAACTCATTTTAGGAGCCCAGCATTGGTTCTTCTCTATATTTTGGTCAACTTAACCCATACAGACGCGGCAGATGATTGTCTTCCAAACGTTGGAAAAAACGGCCCCTTAACTTCTGTTACCCTCATAGTGAAAACATGGGAAGCAAGATCCTCGAATTATCAT TTCGATGATCCAGAGATAACTTCAACTGACACCCGCACCATCCCCAAGAGTTCTCAAGTCTCCACGGTGAGTGGTGCCAGCGTTCGTTTTTATGGAAAGGAACTCTGTGTCGCTGTCACTATGATAACAGAAAAAGAACGCAGTGATGGAAGTGTAGAAAGGAGCTCTTCCTGTGGGAAATCGTGTTTCGGTGTTGGCGGTGGAACACGTTTGCAATTCTACTCGGGTACTTTTGGAAGACCAACGTCGACGAATCCTCCATGTTGTTTTTCAGGATCAATCAAATCGCTGGAATTTTCCATCCCCGCTCCACCAACGACACCACCGCCTTCCCTTACTTGTGTCAAATGTGGCGCAGCAGATGACTGCGTTTCTGAGAGTTCCACGCAGACTTGTAACTCTGGAGAAAAGTGCTTCACGTTAAAGCTACAGAGAGAAGACACTGACGAGGTTGTTACAGTAAAAGGCTGCTCTCACGAGCTTCGGTATTGGGGTCAAAAGTTAGACTGTGATTACGAATGTAAAAGCAACGTTCAATTGTGGCCTGACCGGCGAGTTTATCATCACAGTGTTTGTGTTTCGTGTTGCTCAGGAAACAAGTGTAATGTCGATCGCGATGACTCGGAGGTTTCTTCTTTTGCTAACTCAAATAGAAATAACTTTTTAGCAACAATCTtcgcattttttttcctcatctaCGCGGTGATGTGA